One genomic region from Haloprofundus salinisoli encodes:
- a CDS encoding class I SAM-dependent methyltransferase, whose translation MGFHTFDIDRADALEDESRYRHLSAEELLAVLRPHPEMTVADLGSGTGFYTDDVAPHVGHLYAVDVQEAMHDIYREKGFPETVETVVADVASLPFDDGALDAAFSTMTYHEFAGEASLAELSRVLRPGGRFVVVDWTATGAGTAGPPTDERYSVGEAASALENAGFSVDRAESRTETFLCVASV comes from the coding sequence ATGGGTTTCCACACCTTCGATATCGACCGCGCTGACGCCTTGGAGGACGAGAGTCGCTACCGCCACCTCTCGGCCGAGGAGCTGCTCGCGGTGCTCCGTCCCCACCCTGAGATGACCGTCGCGGACCTCGGCAGCGGCACCGGGTTCTACACCGACGACGTGGCCCCGCACGTCGGCCACCTCTACGCCGTCGACGTCCAGGAGGCGATGCACGACATCTACCGCGAGAAGGGGTTCCCCGAGACGGTCGAGACCGTCGTCGCCGACGTGGCGTCGCTGCCGTTCGACGACGGCGCGCTCGACGCGGCGTTCTCGACGATGACGTACCACGAGTTCGCGGGCGAGGCGTCGCTGGCAGAACTCTCTCGGGTGCTCCGACCCGGCGGGCGATTTGTCGTCGTCGACTGGACTGCGACCGGCGCAGGCACCGCGGGGCCGCCGACGGACGAGCGCTACAGCGTCGGCGAGGCGGCTTCGGCGCTCGAAAATGCAGGCTTCTCCGTCGACCGCGCCGAGTCGCGCACGGAGACGTTCCTCTGCGTCGCGTCCGTTTGA